In Truepera sp., the sequence TCGACACCACGCAGTCCTCCGCCAGGGCCAGGAGGCTGACGGTGGTGCCAGGGTGCAACTCGCGGGTGAGTGACCCTCCCGCCGCCACGACCCGTGCCTCGTGGTTGGCGGCGAACAGCGCCAAGCTCCGCCCCGAGGCCACCAGCCGCGCAGCGATGAGCAGGGCGCCGAAGCTCTGGTCGAGGCGATCGCCGAACGCCCCGGCCACGTTCGCGTGGTCCGCGCCGCGCTCCCAGGCCGCGCTCAGTGCGAGCTCGAGGTCGAGGTCGTCCTTCTCCGGCGGGTGCCTCTCGACGGGTACGTGCTCATAGCGCCTCAGGTCGCCCGCTTCCACGCTGTCGAAGTCGCCCACGATGAGGTCGGGCTCGACGCCGAGGACGCGGGCGTGAGCCAGCCCGCCGTCGGCGGCTATCACCAGGTCTCGCCCCTCGAGCAGCAGGGGCCAAAGCCCGGTCGCCGGCAGGGTGCCGCCGGCTAGCACGAGGGCCGTCTTATGCGGTAGTCGCTCGCCTTTCATGGTCTCCTCTCCAGGTCACGCCAGGCGTCCCCTGGCACCAGCAGTCCGAACGTCGAGCCGGGCGCCGGGTGAGACGGCAGTTCGCGGTCGAAGCCGCGCCACGTCAGCTGTACGTTCCAGGCCGGGGCGTCGAGGGTGAGTCGCCACGCGAGGCCGTCGCGCGCGGCCGCCAGGACGGTAACCGGCGTCGTGCCCTCGCCGGTTTCGAGGAGGCGCGTGAGGTCGGCGCGTAGGAGCACCGCGCGGGACGCGACCGGCAGTAGGGCGGCGCTTTCCCCCTCGAAGACGTTGTCGTGGCCCAGGAAGCGCGCCGCCCACGGATCTCCGGGTTGGTCCAGCAGTTCCTCACCCGCGCCCGTCTGAACGATGACGCCCTCGCGCATGAGCGCCACCCGGTCGGAAACCGTGAACGCCTCTCCCTGGTCGTGGGTCACGTAGATGGCCCCCGTCCTTAGGCCCTGCAGGATGCCGCGCAGTTCGAGCTTCAAGGACTCGCGCAAGTTGGCGTCGAGGTTCGAGAGGGGCTCGTCGAGCAGGAGCAGGCGGGGTGAGGGCGCCAGGGCCCTGGCGAGCGCAACTCGCTGCTGCTGCCCGCCGCTCAGCTGGTGAACCCTGCGTCGCCCCATGCCGGCCAGGCCCACCAGTTCGAGCAGGTCAGCCACCCTGGAGCTGCGCTCGGCCGGGGCGACCCGGGCCTCCACGAGCCCGAAGCCCACGTTGCCCGCGACGTCGAGGTGGGGGAACAGGGCATAGTCCTGGAAGACCATGCCGAAACCGCGCTTCGCGGGGGGCGTCTGCGTAAGGTCTTGGTCCTCGAGGCGCACGCTGCCCGCGTCGGGGACCTCCAGTCCGGCAACCAGCCTGAGGAGGGTGCTCTTGCCGCAACCGCTGGGTCCGAGCAGTGCGAGCGTCGTGCCCTCCTCCAACTCGAGGGAGACCCCGCCGACCGCCGTGACGGGCCCATAACGCTTTACGAGCCCGGTCAGGCGCAGGTTCACGCTGGGGCCGTTGCAGTGCTGAGGGGGATTGTCGGCATGTTCAGCGGCATCATACCGGCGCCGGCCATGCGTTCAGAACTCGCTCGGGCCGCGCCGCTGCAGGAACAGCATGACGGCGGCAGTCAGGAGCATCAGCACCACGCCCAGCGCCAGGGCCTCCCCGTAGTTGGCCTGGCCCGGCCGCCCCAGGCGGTCGAAGATGGCCACCGGGAGGGTGGCGTACTCGGGCCTGACGAGCAAGAGCGTGGCCCCGAACTCGCCCATGGACACGGCGAAGGCGAAGGCCGCCGCCGTGAGGAAGGCCGGCCTGAGGAGGGGCAACTCGACGCGCCACAGCGTTCTCAGCGGTCCGGCGCCCAGGCTGGCGGCCGCGCCCGCCAGCGCCGGTGGTTGCGATCGATAGGCCGGCAGCAGCGTGCGCGTCACGAACGGGAACGCGAGGAGGGCGTGTGCCAGGGGCACGCCCCACGCGGAGCCAACGAGCACGGGGTAGGTCAGCAGGTAGCCGAACGCGAGCGTCACGGGGCTGGTCGCTAGCGGCAGGAGGCTCGCCTGGTCCAGCCAGCGCCAGCCGCCACGCGCCACCGCGTACGCGAACAAGAAGCCGACCAACAGCGCCAGGGCGGCGCTGCTGAACGCGAACGCCAGCGAGTTGCGCAGCGCGTGCCACAGGCCGGTGAACCCGATGGTGTCCGAAGGCGTGAGGAGGCTCGAGAAGTTCTTCAGTGAAGGCCAGCCGGCGCCGGGCGCCGCGAGCGACTGCGACGCGAGGGTCACCAACGGTGCGAGCACCAGGACGCTCGTCACCAGCAGGATGCCGCCCAGTAGCAGGTGGCCCGCGCCGGTCGGTCGCCGCGTGGCGTCCCCGGGGGCCACGCTCACCGAGAGCCGCTCCTGGAGCCTCGTGTACAAGAACCCCACGCCGATCATGAGGACGAGCTGCACCAGGGCCAGGGCCGCGGCCGAGTCCAGCTCCAGCAGGCGCACGGTCAGGCGGTAGATCTCGACCTCCAGCGTGGCGAACCTGGCGGCCGGGGCGAGGATAAGCACCACCCCGAAGCTGGTGAAGCAGAAGAGGAACACGAGCAGCGCCGAGGCGAGGGTGGCGGGGAGCGCCAGGGGGATCGTCACGCGCCACAGCGCGCGCCACGGAGTGGCCCCTAGGGTGGTCGCCGCCTCCTCGAGCCGGGGCGCGACGCCCTCCAGGAACCCGCCGACCACGCGCGCCACCACGGCGAAGTTGTAGAAGACATGCGCGATGAGCAAGATGACCAGGGTGTTGCGCAGGTCGACGCCGAGGACGCCGCGCGGGCCCACCAGCGTGAGGAACCCGATGCCGGCCACCACGGTGGGCATGACGAAGGGGACGGAGAACGCCGCGGTGAGGGCGCGCTTGCCACGGAAGCGGTAGCGCGCCAGCAGCAGCGCCGTGGGCAGGCCAAGCGCGACCGTGAGCAGGGTGGAAAGTAGGGCCTGTGCGAGCGTGAAGCCGATGCGACCGAGGTTGTAGGGATCGGTGAGGGCGGCGAGGAAGCCCGCGGCGAACACCTCGCCGTGGGCGGGTGTCAGGCTCCGCGCCAGGATGACAGCCAGCGGCACGAGCAAGAAGGCGGCGAGGAAGGCGGTTGCCAGGGCGCCGGCCAGGTGGGTGACGGGGCTGCGCCGCATGGCCTCAAGTGTAGGCCACCGCCCCCGGCCGCCCCACGGCGCGCCCGCGAAGCCTCAACCGAGCAGCACCCGCAGCACCTCGTCACGCGCGGCAAGTACGACGATCCCCTCCCTGGCGCCGGTGAGCCGCAGGTAGGCGCGGACCTGCTCCCGGTAATGTGCCAGGGTCTCCGGGGTGGGTGCCCGGTCGGACTTCCAGTCGAGCACCACTTCCGGTCGGCCTTGGGGGTCGACCGCGATGGCATCCGCGATCCCGCTCCAGATGACCTCGCCGCCCGTACCGTGGTCGTGTTCGGCGCCCGCCACCGCGACCTCGGCCAGTAGACTGCCGTGCAGCGCAGCCACCTCGGGCACGTGCCAGGCGCGCAGGGCCATGCCGGCCACCTCCGCCGGGTCCACGCCGAGGTCGTCCGGCGAGAGCTCCGCCAGCAGGCCGGCCGCCCGCACCGCGAGCGCGGCCTGTGCGGCCTCCACCACTGCGTTGATGACGTCCTCCATGAGCTTGTGAAGCAGGATGCCGCGGGCCGTTCCCACCGTCAGCGTCGAGGCAGTGGCGGGTGCCTCCTCGACCGAATCGAGGGCATCGAGGATCCAGGTGCCAAGCTCTGCGGTGAATAGGGGGACCGAGTCCTCGGCCTTGACCCCCTCAGCGGCGCCATCACCCTCGTCGCTGCGGCTCGGCGCGCGCCTCTCGACGTGGCGTATGACGCCACGGACTACCGCCGTTTGCGCCGCGAACTCCTCAGGGGTTTGAGTCGTGTTCTTCGCGGCCAGGTCGGTCCACCGCCGGTCTTGAACATCGGGCGTGACCGGGTGCCAGGCGACTTCCTCCTGCCAAGGCACGAGGTTGCACCAGGCGCCGTCGGCGGTCTCGAAGTCGAAGCGGGGGATCACCAGCAGGTCTCGCGCCCGCGTCGCTGACACGTACCAGAGGCGCACTCGCTCTCCTTGCAGCTCCGCGGCCTCCCGCTCCAGGCTCTCATCCAAGGCGCTGCACTGGTGCCCGAGCAACCTCATGGCGAGGCGCTTGTTCTGCCGGTCGTAGAGCGGGACTTCGGCCCCCTTGGGGCGCGACATCGAGCCGACGGGTATGACCACCCGCCACTCGAGGCCCTTGGCCGAGTGCAAGGTCATGAGCGTGACCGCGTCCTCCTCCGCGTCCACACGGCCTTCGAGTTCCGCGCTGCCTTCGCTCCAGGCGGTCCAGACGTCGTCTGCGAACGCGGCGATGCCGCGCAGGTCGTACGCCTTGGCCGCCTCGAGGAAGCGCTCAAGGTTGGCGAGTGCCCGGTCGGCCCGGAAGCGGTGCCGATGGACGAGCACGGCCTTCGACCGCAGAGCGTCCACCGCCTCGGTGAGGAGGTCGAAGGGGGCGGCCGTGAAGCGTCGTGCACCGAGCGGTGCCAGCACTTCGAGGACCTCGGCCACTCGCGGCACCGGCACCAGGGCGGGGTCGGTCGCAAGCGTGAGTTGCGGGTCGCCCGCGGACCGCGAGAGCGCGTACGCCACGTCGAGCAGCTCCTCGTCGGTGATGCCCACCATCGGACCGTGGAGGAAGGCGCCCAGCGCCAGCGAGTTGGCGGGGTGCGCCAGAGCGCACGTGAGCGCGACCATGTCCTGCACTTCCTGGCGGCGGTAAAACCCCTTGCCCGCCTGGCTCGCGACGTTCAGGCCAACCGCCTCGAGCTCGCGTTCGTAGTGCTCGAGGCCCACGAAGCTCGGTGCCAGCAGCGCGATCTCACCTGGACTGACCGGTCCATCTAGCAGGCCGCTGCGTCCCTCGACGAGGCTAAGGCAGAACGCCGCCACGGCGGCTGCCTCCGCTTCCCGTTTGGCGCCCATGAGGAGGCCCTGTTCTTCGTTCGGGTCCGTCGACTCCGTCTCCGCTTGGTCGCGGGTCGCGTCTTGCCTGACGACGTTGAGCCGCACCAGTGCGGCGCCGGGCCCCGGCCGGCGGCTCCCGTCCAGCGGCGCCAGGCCCGCTTGGCCGGGCGCGGACAGCGGTCCCTGGAAGCTTAAGTTCGCGTTCTCGAGCACGCCCGGGACCGAGCGGAAGTTGGTGGTCAGGCGGAGCGTGCTCGAGCCCGGGTCTCGGGCCAGGCCGTCTCGCAGGGCCAGGTAGGTGGCGGGGTCCGCGCCGCGGAACCTGTAGATCGACTGGTTGGGGTCGCCCACTACGAACCTCGCGCCCGGCCGTGAGGGCCACCGCCGCCAGTCACCTTCCGTCGGTACGCCCGTCAGCCGCCAGACGATTTCGGCTTGCAGGGGGTCGGTGTCCTGGAACTCGTCCACCAGCACGTAGCGGTAGAGCTCCGCCAGCTCGCCGCGCACGTGCTCGTGTTCGCGCAGCAGCCGAGCGGCCGTCGCTATGAGGTCGTCGAAGTCGATGACGGCGCGTTGCCGCTTGGCCTCCGCGTACGCCTCGAGCGCTCCCCGGAGCGAGCCGATCAAGAGGCCGACCAAGTGATCGACGGAGGTCGAGAGCAGGTGGGCGATGGCCGCGGCCGCGTCCTCGTATGCGGCAAGCAACGCCACGTAGCTCGCCTTCGCTTCCTCGGCGGAGCCGCCGGCAGACCTGATCGCCGCCACCCAGGCCGTTTTCGCCCTGAGCTTCCTGACGCTGTTCTTCTGTGTGAAAAGGGGGCCGGCGTCCGTTCGTAGCGCCGCCAACGCCGTGTCGGTCGTGCCCTCGGTCCACGCCAGCCCGGCTACGTAGGCCGCCAGGGCCTCGTTGAAGTCTTGGACGGCCTCCGTAGCGGCGGGCTCGCGGTCGACCAGGCGGCCGAAGCGCCGGGCCGTACGGTCGACCGCCTCGCGGGCGGCCTGTACGTTCGCCTCCGGGACGACCAGGTCGGGGTGCTCGCGCATGATGCCGACGAGGGACTTGAGGCTCTCCAAGCTCGGAGACTCGGGGTGCGTCAGGAGGTCGATGAAGGGGTCCTCGGAGGCGGCGAGCGGGTCGGCACTCAGGCGCTGACGCAACCACGCGTCGAACACGTCGTCGAAGAGGAGGTCCGCCGCCGCGGCGTCCAGGACCGCCGCGCCAGGGTCCACGCGTGCCTCGACCGGATACGGCAGCGCGAGTTCACGAGCGAAGCCGTGGATGGTCGTGCTGGTGAGCTCGTCCAGTGCCTCGAACGCCGCGGCGAGGTTCCGCCTCTGCTCCTCGGTCGGTCCGGAAGCGTCGAACGCAGGAGCGAGGGGTGGGACCACCTCGCCCCTCGCCAAGGTCTCGAGGTACTCCCGCACCCGGCTCGCCATCTCGGCAGCGGCAAGCTCGGTGAACGTGATGGCCGCCACGTTGCGAGGCGCCACGCCGTCCGCCAACAACAGGGCCACTCGCCCAGCCAGGATGGCCGTCTTGCCCGTGCCCGCCCCTGCCTCCACCAACAAGCCTCGGTGCCGGTCCGTAAGCGCCATCTTGCGCGCCGCGGCGTCCGTCAACCGCGCCGCGGCGTCCATGGGCGGCCGGCCGCCGGTACCGTTCACGTCGCACTTCCCAGTAGCTCGTCCAGCCTGCGGCGCAGGGGTTCGAGTCCGGCACTCTTCTGGCTCAAGTAACGCGCCACCCCGTAAGCGGGGAACGCGAGGCGCGTGTCTTCGTACGGCGAAGCCAGGCCCGGCCCGGCAACCGCGTTGCCCTCCCGCAGGTTCGCCGCGGCCAGTTCTGCGGCCTCGGCCAGGTCGCTCAGGGCCGCGTCGGGGTCGGTGAGCGGCAGAGTGGTCCGGTGGCGCGGGTACGCGAGCAGCGCCTCCACCCGCCATTCGGGGCCGAGGAGCTGCCGCACCGCCGCGGTATAGATTGGGCGCTGCAGCTCGTCGCCGCCTGCCAGGCCATCGGCGTCCCTGAGTTGCCTGCCGGACTTGTAATCCACGACGCGCACTCGTAAGCCGACGCGGTCGAGGTCGAGCCTGTCGATGACGCCTCGCAGGCGCAGGTCGGTGCCCGGCAGCATCACCTCGGTACGCGTGCTCCAAGGCCCACTGCCGCCTCGGTCCGCTCCGTTCGTGTAGCCGAAGCGCAACTCGGCGTAACTCTCCTGGCCGAAGTCGAGCCCTTCCTCGAAGGTCAGGCCCCAGCGGGCCCAGTCCGCGACGGTCTCCAGCGTCGCCCGCCAGAGGGCAGCCGGTGGCACCGGCCGCTCCGCCTCCCAGGCCGCCCCCACCTCCTGGCACGCCCTGGTGACCGCCTCCTCCAGCGCCGGCTCATCCCCGAGGGCCAGGTGGCCGACCGCCGCCTCGAGCACCTCGTGCAGCAGGGAGCCGAGCGCGGCCGGGTCGAGCGCCATGACCTCACCACGGGGCTCGGGGCGCTGCCAGCCGAGCGCGTACCTGGCCACGAAACCGTAGGGGTGGAGGAGGAGACTCTTGAGCGAGGTCGCGGAGTGGTGACGGGCAAGCGCCGCCTCGATGGCCGGATGGCCCGGGCGCACCACGCCGTCGCTCGCCGTCAGCTCGGCCGTGTAGGCCGAACCATGAACACTGCGCGCTCGTTGGAAGCGCCGCTCCGCCTCCAGCTCGTCTGGGCGGCCCGCGAGCCTGTCGGGTTCGCTCAGGGCGTGATGCGCGCCCGCATTGGGTCGAGACGTGGCCCGTTCGGCGTCCAAGGTTGCGAGCAGGCGGCTCTTCGTCTGCTTGCGGCCGTCAGAGCCGCGGCGGGGCCAGGAGGCCACCAACTCCTCGCCGGTAGCGGCCACCAGAGCGCGGAAGTTATCGGCGTCCTGCCGGCCCACCCCGCGCTCCCTCAGCACGATGCCGGGCCTGAGGCGCTGCGGAAGGAGCGCGTCCTCATCAGGGGCGCGGCGCGGCCACGCCCGCGCGGTCAGGCCCAACAGGCGC encodes:
- a CDS encoding thiamine diphosphokinase, which encodes MKGERLPHKTALVLAGGTLPATGLWPLLLEGRDLVIAADGGLAHARVLGVEPDLIVGDFDSVEAGDLRRYEHVPVERHPPEKDDLDLELALSAAWERGADHANVAGAFGDRLDQSFGALLIAARLVASGRSLALFAANHEARVVAAGGSLTRELHPGTTVSLLALAEDCVVSTSGVRYPLREAALPMGTGLGLSNAATGGPVELAVHAGVVALLVEHPPDEPKQAIWGAQAERISAALAAADPDLGALVERVAYGDVFARSGLDLAARELIALALLLAEGDVQDLPTHLRGALRVGASERQIRETIIHAAMFVGFPKALAAMRALERFLGDR
- a CDS encoding ABC transporter ATP-binding protein; this translates as MNLRLTGLVKRYGPVTAVGGVSLELEEGTTLALLGPSGCGKSTLLRLVAGLEVPDAGSVRLEDQDLTQTPPAKRGFGMVFQDYALFPHLDVAGNVGFGLVEARVAPAERSSRVADLLELVGLAGMGRRRVHQLSGGQQQRVALARALAPSPRLLLLDEPLSNLDANLRESLKLELRGILQGLRTGAIYVTHDQGEAFTVSDRVALMREGVIVQTGAGEELLDQPGDPWAARFLGHDNVFEGESAALLPVASRAVLLRADLTRLLETGEGTTPVTVLAAARDGLAWRLTLDAPAWNVQLTWRGFDRELPSHPAPGSTFGLLVPGDAWRDLERRP
- a CDS encoding iron ABC transporter permease — protein: MRRSPVTHLAGALATAFLAAFLLVPLAVILARSLTPAHGEVFAAGFLAALTDPYNLGRIGFTLAQALLSTLLTVALGLPTALLLARYRFRGKRALTAAFSVPFVMPTVVAGIGFLTLVGPRGVLGVDLRNTLVILLIAHVFYNFAVVARVVGGFLEGVAPRLEEAATTLGATPWRALWRVTIPLALPATLASALLVFLFCFTSFGVVLILAPAARFATLEVEIYRLTVRLLELDSAAALALVQLVLMIGVGFLYTRLQERLSVSVAPGDATRRPTGAGHLLLGGILLVTSVLVLAPLVTLASQSLAAPGAGWPSLKNFSSLLTPSDTIGFTGLWHALRNSLAFAFSSAALALLVGFLFAYAVARGGWRWLDQASLLPLATSPVTLAFGYLLTYPVLVGSAWGVPLAHALLAFPFVTRTLLPAYRSQPPALAGAAASLGAGPLRTLWRVELPLLRPAFLTAAAFAFAVSMGEFGATLLLVRPEYATLPVAIFDRLGRPGQANYGEALALGVVLMLLTAAVMLFLQRRGPSEF
- a CDS encoding UvrD-helicase domain-containing protein, producing the protein MNGTGGRPPMDAAARLTDAAARKMALTDRHRGLLVEAGAGTGKTAILAGRVALLLADGVAPRNVAAITFTELAAAEMASRVREYLETLARGEVVPPLAPAFDASGPTEEQRRNLAAAFEALDELTSTTIHGFARELALPYPVEARVDPGAAVLDAAAADLLFDDVFDAWLRQRLSADPLAASEDPFIDLLTHPESPSLESLKSLVGIMREHPDLVVPEANVQAAREAVDRTARRFGRLVDREPAATEAVQDFNEALAAYVAGLAWTEGTTDTALAALRTDAGPLFTQKNSVRKLRAKTAWVAAIRSAGGSAEEAKASYVALLAAYEDAAAAIAHLLSTSVDHLVGLLIGSLRGALEAYAEAKRQRAVIDFDDLIATAARLLREHEHVRGELAELYRYVLVDEFQDTDPLQAEIVWRLTGVPTEGDWRRWPSRPGARFVVGDPNQSIYRFRGADPATYLALRDGLARDPGSSTLRLTTNFRSVPGVLENANLSFQGPLSAPGQAGLAPLDGSRRPGPGAALVRLNVVRQDATRDQAETESTDPNEEQGLLMGAKREAEAAAVAAFCLSLVEGRSGLLDGPVSPGEIALLAPSFVGLEHYERELEAVGLNVASQAGKGFYRRQEVQDMVALTCALAHPANSLALGAFLHGPMVGITDEELLDVAYALSRSAGDPQLTLATDPALVPVPRVAEVLEVLAPLGARRFTAAPFDLLTEAVDALRSKAVLVHRHRFRADRALANLERFLEAAKAYDLRGIAAFADDVWTAWSEGSAELEGRVDAEEDAVTLMTLHSAKGLEWRVVIPVGSMSRPKGAEVPLYDRQNKRLAMRLLGHQCSALDESLEREAAELQGERVRLWYVSATRARDLLVIPRFDFETADGAWCNLVPWQEEVAWHPVTPDVQDRRWTDLAAKNTTQTPEEFAAQTAVVRGVIRHVERRAPSRSDEGDGAAEGVKAEDSVPLFTAELGTWILDALDSVEEAPATASTLTVGTARGILLHKLMEDVINAVVEAAQAALAVRAAGLLAELSPDDLGVDPAEVAGMALRAWHVPEVAALHGSLLAEVAVAGAEHDHGTGGEVIWSGIADAIAVDPQGRPEVVLDWKSDRAPTPETLAHYREQVRAYLRLTGAREGIVVLAARDEVLRVLLG
- a CDS encoding PD-(D/E)XK nuclease family protein, whose protein sequence is MLRRTTYVVPGRLGGRRVQDELAEQGSLGHQVLSMAGLAGRLVGGFARPVSTSELLAALQVPPVERLTGLRELAGMPGFARAAARTLRAVWDADLDLRERAAAGGRWAELAALEQHVEDALEGGALLPHRLVSRARRRVGLAPTLLGPTTLDRVDDLPPLYRGLLTDLAQQVSVTWRGLQPRPPAWLPAQVAWLAAPALTPRTTQTSCANPEHEALEALRWVHELLSSGRRPEEVAIGTTEVGPYDESVRSLAKGAGLPVHAAHGTPVLATPVGQLLAALADALARGPSQPHVRRIAAAAREVNTGPLAVLPETWSDEVHQDAGLTSLAHWRGALGPLARREPLQAQILERLVADVSLGLPAASKVGERWLRGDALALWRRALNQGPANVLEQSLSRLRVEDGNDPATSVIWGPAGTLVGWPRPYTRLLGLTARAWPRRAPDEDALLPQRLRPGIVLRERGVGRQDADNFRALVAATGEELVASWPRRGSDGRKQTKSRLLATLDAERATSRPNAGAHHALSEPDRLAGRPDELEAERRFQRARSVHGSAYTAELTASDGVVRPGHPAIEAALARHHSATSLKSLLLHPYGFVARYALGWQRPEPRGEVMALDPAALGSLLHEVLEAAVGHLALGDEPALEEAVTRACQEVGAAWEAERPVPPAALWRATLETVADWARWGLTFEEGLDFGQESYAELRFGYTNGADRGGSGPWSTRTEVMLPGTDLRLRGVIDRLDLDRVGLRVRVVDYKSGRQLRDADGLAGGDELQRPIYTAAVRQLLGPEWRVEALLAYPRHRTTLPLTDPDAALSDLAEAAELAAANLREGNAVAGPGLASPYEDTRLAFPAYGVARYLSQKSAGLEPLRRRLDELLGSAT